The genomic interval TCTCAATCCGACGGGCAGTCATGGGGCGGAAACCTTCACGACATACACCGCTACAACATGCTGAGCTCGAACTGCGAGGCCTGCCACTCAGGCTCCAGCAGGTATCCGGTTTTTATCGGCACATCAGCAGGCGGAAAAGGACTTGCGCCTGTTTCCTGTCTGGGATGCCACGGACGTGATGAAGACAATACAAATGCCAGCACGAGCGGCGCCGGTTTGCGCCAGCACCATTACAGGGCCGGTGAGACGGGTTGTCTTGACTGCCACAGGGATTCCAATCCGGCAAATTATAAACCTGTAGGTGAAAATGTGCTCCCACCATACTACTTTACCCCGGACACTTCGCATCCCAACAAGCCTTCTGATAGTTGCAATCAGTCCGGGGAGGAAAACTTCGCGGGTTCAGCCAATGGACTGGACAATGACGGCGACGGCATGTATGACGGCAGCGATACGGATTGCCAGACGGCGGCAGCCTGCATTGATAATGACGGCGATGGGTACGGTTCAAATGGCGCAGCTACGTGCCCCAAAGGCACGGCAGTTGACTGCAACGACAACAACGCGGCAATCAACCCCGGCGCTTCTGAAGTATGCGACAGCGCGGACAACAACTGTAACGGCCAGATGGACGAAGGAATGACCACAACTTATTACAGGGACGGTGACGGTGACGGTTACGGCAGCGCCGCGACATCAGTAAAGGGATGTACCGCACCTGCAGGTTATGTAGCAAATAACACCGACTGCAATGACAGCGACCCGATACAGCGTCCGAACCAGACCTGGTATCAGGATGCGGACAATGACGGATATTCAAGCGGCAACATGATCGTGCAATGCGCAAGGCCTTCCGCTTATAAAGCCGCATCTGAATTAAAGGCCATATCCGGTGACTGCAGTGACGGCAACGCCGCAATTAATCCGGGCGCAGTTGATAAAACCTGTAACGGGATTGACGAGAACTGCAGCGGTGCAGCCGATGAAGGTTATGCGCCGGCAAACACAACCTGTGGCGTAGGAGTCTGCGCGTCCACAGGTCAAATGATCTGCCAGGGCGGTAAAACAGTCAACACTTGTACCGCTGGGACCCCGCAGACAGAGGGGCCTGTGGGCAGCCCGACATGCAGCGACGCGCTGGACAACGACTGCAGCGGATCAACTGATGCCGCAGATCCTAAATGCGCGGCCCCTGCGTCATGCATGGATAATGACGGCGACGGTTATGGTTCCAACGGCGCAGCCACCTGCCCCAAAGGCACGGCAGTTGACTGTAATGATGTTTATGCAGACATCAACCCGGGAGCTGCAGAAATATGCAACGGCCAGGACGACAACTGCAACGGCCAGGTGGATGAAGGTGTGAAAACCACCTATTATCAGGATGCAGATGGCGACGGTTACGGCAGCCCGTCAGATCCTGCACAGAGCTGCACGCAGCCTGCCGGTTATGTAACAAACAATAGTGATTGTATCGACAGTAATGCCGCCGCTCATCCGGGCGCGTCCGACGACAACTGTAACGGAGTTGACGAGAACTGCAGCGGCACAGCCGATGAAGGTTATGCGCCTGCAAGCACAACCTG from Nitrospirota bacterium carries:
- a CDS encoding putative metal-binding motif-containing protein, translating into MKKASIVSLCIAALAALFLWASNAGAYETYTASKGALNTNCAQCHGDYRTAPYNSQSDGQSWGGNLHDIHRYNMLSSNCEACHSGSSRYPVFIGTSAGGKGLAPVSCLGCHGRDEDNTNASTSGAGLRQHHYRAGETGCLDCHRDSNPANYKPVGENVLPPYYFTPDTSHPNKPSDSCNQSGEENFAGSANGLDNDGDGMYDGSDTDCQTAAACIDNDGDGYGSNGAATCPKGTAVDCNDNNAAINPGASEVCDSADNNCNGQMDEGMTTTYYRDGDGDGYGSAATSVKGCTAPAGYVANNTDCNDSDPIQRPNQTWYQDADNDGYSSGNMIVQCARPSAYKAASELKAISGDCSDGNAAINPGAVDKTCNGIDENCSGAADEGYAPANTTCGVGVCASTGQMICQGGKTVNTCTAGTPQTEGPVGSPTCSDALDNDCSGSTDAADPKCAAPASCMDNDGDGYGSNGAATCPKGTAVDCNDVYADINPGAAEICNGQDDNCNGQVDEGVKTTYYQDADGDGYGSPSDPAQSCTQPAGYVTNNSDCIDSNAAAHPGASDDNCNGVDENCSGTADEGYAPASTTCGIGICASTGQLICQGGKTVDTCTAGAPQTEGPVGSMTCGDTLDNDCNGLTDAAEPKCTNTAPACIDRDGDGYGSNGSPLCLNGTVIDCNDNNPKEHPGQTWYQDADNDRYSSGKTITQCKRPRGYKTASELKAISGDCNDRNPKMYPGAVEICGDHIDQNCNGIRDDNRCDESDDDEHDD